The sequence below is a genomic window from Lolium perenne isolate Kyuss_39 chromosome 7, Kyuss_2.0, whole genome shotgun sequence.
GTGCTACCAGGAACTAAGTAGTTGGTTCACTGAAGAGAGCACACACAAATGCAGATTCAGAAAAGAACAGATGGTCAAGAGCATTTCAATCATTCTAGTGTACACCTTGATTTTTTAAACTGATAATGTATCGCTAACCGAGTGTGCTAATAAGAGGTGGGATCCAACATAATAGATGTGAAATCAAATTTATCTACATGCCTGTGGAGTATTTTTCAGCTAGTCTCAAATATGTAACAATAAGATCCTAGTTCAGTGCAATATGTGCTAACAGGAATACATACTTTGCTTCGCTCAAGACATGCACATTTATAAAAAGAGGAGATGCTCAGTAGCATGTTAATCTTTCAAGTCTGCTTTAATTCTTTTTGCACTGGTCATGTGTTCAGAAGCTAAGCGCACTACTAGAAAAATCATGCTTATGTACAGAACCCCAATATATCATCCTCAAACGAGTAAATACAACAACTGAATTTCAAATGCACAGCACAGGCATCATAATGATTGATACACCTTCCGGGGTGTATTCTCGAAAAATAAATGACAAACatgtccttcacaaaaaaaaaggcCAAGCATGTCATGAAAGAGCTCACCTCAAGAGCATCTACAGTGAGGAGCAGGACAATAATCTTCTCAGAGAACCTCTGGCGCTCCTCGTGGTCATGGCTGCAGCGGCGCCTGTAATTGAGGTTATAGAACAAGGACCTGAGCTccttgagcttggccttggcGACGGCGAGGTCGCGCAGGCAGCGCAGCACCTGGGAGCGGTGGGCGAGGTGCGCCCTGTAGTTCATCTGGATGAGCAGCGCGGCGTCCTGCGGCGACAGCTCCTTGGCCTTGCCCTTATCATTGCCCATAGCAAAAGCCTTGATCAGAAAGGGAAAATAACAGGTGGTCAGTAAGAGTGTAATTTATAAGCCCTAGCACATTGTAAGGAAGCAGGGCGAAGTTCTTGGCTCGCTGACATCGCAAACATAGCACGAAGTGCAGTCAGTACTGACATAGATCTAGGCAATATTGCATTGCAAGGAAGCAGGATGAAAAGCTTTTGTCTAGCAGAAGATATCGTAGGGGGGCACAATGTGCAGTCTGTGCTAGCAACACAGATCTAGACAGCAGAAACCACCACATACATCCTCTAAAGATTCAGTCTTTCTGCCGAATCCAGCCGGAAGTATGCAGGAGTGCCATGGATCTCTCGAAAATCTAATGATTCGTTCAGATCGGGGCGTAGAAGAACCTGAAACCCCATCGCTAGTAGGCATCAAGAAACCGTCGCTCACCTTCCTGATGGCGTCGCATCCGGCGGTGTTGTCCTCGGGGATCTCCTCGATCCGGACGCATTTGGTCGtcttcttcttgtccttcttGTCCTCCTTGGCGGCGGGCCCcttgatctccttcttcttcctctccggaTTGCGCTCcagctcatcctcctcctcgtcgtctgaCCCGCTGAAGTCCTCCTCCCAGGAGTACGCATGTGACCAAGGCTGGAGACATCCTTTGCCCTTGATCTCGGCGCCCCACTTGGTCTTGGCCTTCCCGGCGGCCTTGGACTTGGTCTCCCACCGCCACTTGCGGTCGAAGCCGTCGTCGTTGGGGGAGGCGAGCTCGGCCTCCCACTTGAGCGCGCGGTGGCCGGTGCGCGGCTTCTCCTCGGCGGTCCACTTGACCTTGCGGCCGCCCGGGGAGGTGGCGGCGTAGGTGTACTTGCGGCGCGCGGGCTGCGGCGCGCGGGCGGCGAGGGCAGCGAGCTCGAGGGCGGCGACGCGGTCGGTGAGGTCGTGCAGGAGGGAGGCGTGGGGCGAGGGCAAGGGGGAGAAGAAGGGGTCGACGGTGTGGTGGGGCGGGAGGAAGAGGTCGAGGTCGAGGGTGTCGAGGTCGTGGTGGGGGAAGGCGAATGGGGAAGGGAGGAAggggcaggaggaggaggaggatggtgGTGGCGGGGGGAAGGGGAAGAAGGGGTcgtcgaggaggcggaggaggtggcGGTGGGAGGAGCCCATGGCGGACGGCGGACGGCGGCGACGGAGGTGTCAGTGGCTGGGTGATGGTGGTGGAAGGGGAAGCTGGTGCTGATCTGAGGAGAGTGACACGGAATGGATTAGTAGGACTGACTGGGCCGAAAGCACACAGTTTATATTCACTGACGTGTTGGCCTTTTCCCACTGAATTTTCAACGACACATATACATGGGGGTGGGGCGCACGACGATGGGATCTCTGCCGCCTTTTGGATGCTTTCGCCGCGCCGCACACCATCCGGAGCCGTGTCACGTGATCCCCGCTCACATCAGATCTTCGTGTCTCTCTGACAAACTGACAAGCCAAGGGTCCGCTTCATTTTCATAATTCCTATCAAAACATAGGAACAAGAAAATTCTAGAATTATAATGTCAAGTCAAGTTAAATCCTAGTACATGATTAAAAATCCCTTGTATAGGAAAAATAGTGCAATGCAATTATATACTAGGAAAAATCCCTATGCGTTCCTAAGGTTTCGATCCTTCGATTCAAATGATGCATATAGGAGAAATTTGCGAAGATGAAAATCCTACAAAATTTATGTAGGAGTCTTTTGAATCAAACAAGCCCTAATATGGTTTTGCATTTTGAGCACTACAAGTCGCGTCATATGAAAAGTGGCTTTGCTACTTCTTAGTTTTTTTGAACGACATTACCGTAGGGGAATCCCCTTTCTCAGTTGGCACCGTTTGATTGTGTTGTAATTCTTGCATATGAGTTGCTAATTAGGTTGCAATTGGGATTTTTTAGTTCCAAGTAGGAACGCAACCGAGAAAAATGCTTTGAATCTTAGATTTGGTTCGTGGTTTGTGTTAGTCATGAATTGCAACTTCGATTGCAAGTGGGATGTGATGATAGTATCTTGCTGAAAACTAAGTTAGTTCACAATCAACTGAGAACTATTCTCACCCTAAAAAACACTGGTGCCTTTGGTAAAACGGAACTACCAATATGTAAGAAAAGAAGCATGTTCGCCCCTATCAAAACGGGTGGTGATTTTTTCCTTTTGAACTTGGACAAAGTTCTACTTCGATGATTAAGACACTTTGATTTGTGATGATTTACATGGTGGTCTCCGATGTCCCTCTTATGTGGCCTTTTTCATTATCACCTTTCCCACGAAAAGTAAAAAAGTACGATCCCTTGTTGAAACACCGGTTCACCCGATATCGAGTTGTGGTGCAGACAAATGAAGCTTGTGGAGCCTTTTTCTATAAAAAAAAATCATAAATGCATATGATATTGGTGTATATTTTGATGATGCATGTTATCATGTAGTTCTTGTTTTCCGGTGCTAATATTCGCAGGCCCTTTGTTTTGTCATGTTAGTTTAGTTGGTGTGATAGTCAGAAATTTTAAATGGAgatgagctacatgtagctctttaAATTTAAAACTTTGGCAATCATATTTACATGATTTAAAATTTTCTGAATTGTTTTCTTGGATATAGCTAATAATGTATATACTACAAATGTGCAAAATTTCAATACAAACTATTTTATATTCTAGTCTATAGAAAAATAACAAATGCGTGAATCTAAGTATAGTGAATAGTGCATATTTCAGAACTAAATATGTCGCATTATGCTATTGTGTAGCTTCGATTATAAAATAGTTCATATTAAGATTTTTGCACATTTCTATACATCATTGGTTACATCCAGGGCTTCTGAAACATGTAAGAGCATCTATAGCAGATACCCCATTCGGCGGCACCACATAACATGGATGGGTACCCCATCCGGCGGCACCACATAACATGGATGGGGTACCCCATTCGGCGGTACCACATCGGTACCACATAACATGGATGGGGTAAACCGCATCAGGATTTTTGGATGCTAAAAACGACGCCGTAGAACAGATCCCGCATAGCAATAACATAAAATGAAATATGTTTTTTTACGATTTAGAGATGTTGTATCTGCTCTGCCGAATCGTCCCCGAGATGCAAAACATGATTTTGTTGTTTTATGTAATCTCAGCCTTTACACTCAAATACAGATCACAACATAGAAAAATATATCTAATTTATTGTTCAAATCACACAGTACAAGAACATCCAAATTACAATACTTGTTCAAATAAAATAATTAAACAAATGAATGGTCCAATGAGGAGAACACCATAGTTTTACACATTCAGaatgaaatgaaaaaaaaaattaacGGCCAAGCAATTCCCAATGATGTTTGACAAGATCCTCTCGCAACTGGATATGCTTGTCACTGCCCTCAATCTACTTGTATGTCTCGAGAAATGCTTTGATTCGATTAGGATTTCTAACAGGCTTCACACGGCTGCTAACACTATCAAATTTAAATGGGAGACCCATATCTCTCTCATCCTCAATGATCATATTATGCATGATCACGAAAGCAGCGATGATATTATGAAGGATCTTCTTATCCCAAAAGTTGGTTGGCCCTCGAACAatagcaaatctagcttgcaaaa
It includes:
- the LOC127311691 gene encoding uncharacterized protein, translated to MGSSHRHLLRLLDDPFFPFPPPPPSSSSSCPFLPSPFAFPHHDLDTLDLDLFLPPHHTVDPFFSPLPSPHASLLHDLTDRVAALELAALAARAPQPARRKYTYAATSPGGRKVKWTAEEKPRTGHRALKWEAELASPNDDGFDRKWRWETKSKAAGKAKTKWGAEIKGKGCLQPWSHAYSWEEDFSGSDDEEEDELERNPERKKKEIKGPAAKEDKKDKKKTTKCVRIEEIPEDNTAGCDAIRKAFAMGNDKGKAKELSPQDAALLIQMNYRAHLAHRSQVLRCLRDLAVAKAKLKELRSLFYNLNYRRRCSHDHEERQRFSEKIIVLLLTVDALEGPDFMVRTAKKSMLEELEGMLEIVDPQPPGKERSFSRRKFDLPQGGAIPNEKSAAVNNTVKVINTGKGK